The proteins below are encoded in one region of Halalkalicoccus jeotgali B3:
- a CDS encoding baeRF10 domain-containing protein, which translates to MSAARNDLHERIEAVEEASADRTALVTVAIPPEEDLEAVRNRIERDHANSEYGDSGPVNSDVEESLEALRGRLREYDTVPENGLVAYVGVVDEELVEYVFDELPTSVEEFRYEQANEFDTAPLESTGGPDATYGLLVVERGEAALGRLEGEEIVPIDTLENEVAEETPTADNAPESVEGGDLQSRQTEWKEGFFDDVADAAERAFLGEDPVDNLLIGGTEITIEEFTGEDRLDHRLRDRLAGTYPVEYASEQGLRQLTERAEGQLTEAEDRPAREALDTFFERVDDGEEVAYGYEKVDEALTYDAVETLLLAESVPAEEASELAERAEDIEADHVIVPTGIERGEQFEEGFEGYGALLRFEID; encoded by the coding sequence ATGAGCGCTGCGAGAAACGATCTTCACGAACGGATCGAAGCGGTAGAGGAGGCTTCGGCCGATCGAACGGCCCTCGTTACGGTGGCGATCCCACCCGAGGAGGACCTCGAAGCGGTACGAAACCGGATCGAACGCGACCACGCCAACTCGGAGTACGGCGACTCGGGACCGGTCAACAGCGACGTCGAGGAGTCGCTCGAAGCGCTTCGGGGGCGCCTCCGGGAGTACGATACGGTCCCCGAGAACGGGCTGGTCGCCTACGTCGGCGTCGTCGACGAGGAACTCGTCGAGTACGTCTTCGACGAGTTGCCCACATCGGTCGAGGAGTTCCGCTACGAGCAGGCAAACGAGTTCGATACCGCGCCCCTCGAGAGCACGGGCGGACCCGACGCGACCTACGGCCTGCTGGTGGTCGAACGGGGCGAGGCGGCCCTCGGGCGCCTCGAGGGCGAGGAAATCGTCCCGATCGACACGCTAGAAAACGAGGTCGCCGAGGAGACCCCCACCGCGGACAACGCACCCGAAAGCGTCGAGGGCGGGGACCTTCAGAGCCGGCAGACGGAGTGGAAGGAGGGCTTTTTCGACGACGTCGCCGATGCGGCCGAACGGGCGTTCCTCGGCGAGGATCCGGTCGACAACCTCCTGATCGGCGGGACCGAGATAACGATCGAAGAGTTCACCGGCGAGGACCGACTCGACCACCGACTTCGCGACCGACTGGCCGGTACCTACCCCGTCGAGTACGCCTCCGAACAGGGACTCAGACAGCTCACCGAACGCGCGGAGGGGCAACTCACCGAGGCAGAGGACCGGCCCGCACGCGAGGCGCTCGATACGTTCTTCGAGCGGGTCGACGACGGCGAGGAGGTGGCCTATGGGTACGAGAAGGTCGACGAGGCGCTCACATACGACGCCGTCGAGACACTGTTGCTCGCCGAGTCGGTCCCCGCCGAGGAGGCGAGCGAACTGGCCGAGCGCGCAGAAGACATCGAGGCCGATCACGTGATTGTCCCCACGGGAATCGAACGCGGCGAGCAGTTCGAGGAGGGATTCGAGGGCTACGGCGCGCTGTTGCGCTTCGAGATCGACTAG
- a CDS encoding HpcH/HpaI aldolase/citrate lyase family protein: protein MTRRSVMFTPGDRPEMLRKAPDAGADVIVFDLEDAVSPDRKPAAREAVAELLADPAFDPDCEVCLRVNPAFEPDLALLERVRPDSLMLPKVAEEGSVERLDGAVREYGRSLPVLALIESAAGVLAAPEIAAHEATDALVFGAEDLAADIGATRTDEGTEVLYARERVVIAASAADVGAIDTVYTDIEDREGLASETRFALGLGYDGKMAIHPSQVGPINEAFAPDPAEIEWARRVLAARERAEAEDRGVFRVAGEMIDAPLLARAERVREHARLAGSWDD from the coding sequence ATGACTCGCCGAAGCGTCATGTTCACCCCCGGCGATCGCCCCGAGATGCTCCGGAAGGCCCCCGATGCGGGCGCGGACGTGATCGTCTTCGACCTCGAGGACGCCGTCTCACCCGACCGCAAACCGGCGGCCCGCGAGGCGGTCGCCGAACTCCTCGCCGACCCGGCGTTCGACCCCGACTGTGAGGTCTGTCTTCGGGTCAATCCCGCGTTCGAACCCGACCTCGCGCTCCTCGAACGGGTCCGGCCGGACAGCCTGATGCTGCCGAAGGTCGCCGAGGAGGGATCCGTCGAGCGACTCGACGGGGCCGTTCGGGAGTACGGCCGGTCGCTGCCGGTCCTCGCGCTGATCGAGAGCGCCGCCGGGGTGCTCGCCGCTCCGGAGATCGCGGCCCACGAGGCGACCGACGCGCTCGTCTTCGGGGCCGAGGACCTCGCGGCGGACATCGGCGCGACCCGCACCGACGAGGGGACGGAAGTGCTGTACGCCCGCGAGCGGGTCGTAATCGCCGCCAGCGCCGCCGACGTCGGGGCGATCGACACCGTCTACACCGACATCGAGGACCGCGAGGGCCTCGCAAGCGAGACGCGCTTTGCGCTCGGGCTGGGCTACGACGGGAAGATGGCGATCCACCCTAGTCAGGTGGGACCGATCAACGAGGCCTTCGCGCCCGACCCGGCGGAGATCGAGTGGGCGCGCCGGGTCCTCGCGGCCCGCGAGCGCGCCGAGGCCGAGGATCGGGGCGTCTTTCGCGTCGCCGGCGAGATGATCGACGCCCCGCTTCTAGCGCGCGCCGAGCGGGTCCGCGAGCACGCCCGCCTCGCGGGCTCGTGGGACGACTAA
- a CDS encoding DUF5658 family protein produces the protein MPIHEAGPWASLSRYEPLLWGLVVVSMVADTALTYYGIERGFVEGNPVARVALERFGYVALGALKLLALGVGLAGRTLLPAEYTAIVPLGLAIPWIVASLVNATLIAGLS, from the coding sequence ATGCCGATCCACGAAGCGGGGCCGTGGGCGAGTCTCTCCCGATACGAACCGTTGCTCTGGGGACTCGTCGTCGTCTCGATGGTCGCCGATACTGCTCTTACGTACTACGGCATCGAACGGGGGTTCGTCGAGGGAAACCCGGTCGCACGCGTCGCGCTCGAACGGTTCGGGTACGTGGCACTCGGCGCGCTCAAACTCCTCGCGCTCGGGGTCGGCCTCGCCGGGCGGACCCTCCTTCCGGCCGAGTACACCGCGATCGTTCCGTTGGGGCTCGCGATCCCGTGGATAGTCGCCTCGCTGGTCAATGCCACCCTGATCGCCGGCCTGAGCTAG
- a CDS encoding acyl-CoA carboxylase subunit beta encodes MDVRISAGASEEEASAIAAALAEHVESEVEVYVGDSDEPTVVQDAVVEYDDGLGPTERERLLREEIADIESGGPEKYKERLSERGKLFVRDRLDLWFPDGLLFEDGKFAEFDSEDRLPADGLLTGAAEFDSREVHFMANDFTVKAGSMAGKGVEKFLRMQQRALKNGKPVLYLMDSSGGRIDQQRGFFANREGIGKYYYNHSMLSGRVPQICVLYGPCIAGAAYTPVFADFTVMVEGMSAMAIASPRMVKMVTGEEIEMGDLGGPQVHAEHSGSADLVARDEEHARKLVSQLITYLPDKAGEKPPGGEAKPPKRSPAGIDSVVPSEPNRGYDMSEVIERVVDRGSYFELKPDYGPEIITAYARIDGRPVGIIANQPNHRAGAIFPDAAEKAAEFIWKSDAYEVPLLYLCDTPGFMAGSGVEKDAILEKGKKMIYATSSATVPKQCVVVRKAYGAGIYAMSGPAYDPESTIALPSGEIAIMGPEAAINAVYRNRLDDIDDDEERAAREADLREEYREDIDVHRMASEVVIDDIVPPSDLREELVNRFAFYEDLEKDRPDKKHGTVI; translated from the coding sequence ATGGACGTCCGGATCAGCGCGGGTGCGAGCGAGGAGGAGGCCTCCGCGATCGCCGCCGCGCTCGCGGAACACGTCGAGAGCGAGGTCGAGGTCTACGTCGGCGACAGCGACGAACCGACGGTGGTTCAAGACGCGGTCGTCGAGTACGACGACGGGCTCGGACCCACCGAGCGCGAACGCCTGCTCCGCGAGGAGATCGCCGACATCGAATCGGGCGGCCCCGAGAAGTACAAAGAGCGCCTCTCCGAGCGGGGCAAACTGTTCGTTCGCGATCGTCTGGATCTGTGGTTTCCCGACGGGTTGCTCTTCGAGGACGGCAAGTTCGCCGAGTTCGATTCGGAGGATCGACTGCCGGCCGACGGCCTGCTGACGGGGGCCGCGGAGTTCGACTCTCGTGAAGTCCACTTCATGGCCAACGATTTCACTGTAAAGGCCGGTTCCATGGCCGGAAAAGGGGTCGAGAAGTTCCTCCGGATGCAACAGCGCGCGCTGAAAAACGGGAAGCCCGTCCTGTATCTGATGGACTCCTCCGGTGGAAGAATCGACCAGCAGCGGGGCTTTTTCGCGAACCGCGAGGGGATCGGCAAGTACTACTACAACCACTCGATGCTTTCGGGGAGAGTACCCCAGATCTGCGTGCTCTACGGGCCGTGTATCGCGGGTGCGGCCTACACTCCCGTTTTCGCGGACTTCACGGTCATGGTCGAGGGGATGAGCGCGATGGCGATCGCCAGCCCGCGAATGGTGAAGATGGTCACCGGCGAGGAGATCGAGATGGGGGACCTCGGCGGTCCGCAGGTCCACGCCGAACACTCCGGAAGCGCGGATCTCGTCGCCCGCGACGAGGAGCACGCCCGAAAGCTCGTCTCTCAACTGATCACCTACCTGCCCGACAAAGCGGGCGAAAAGCCCCCAGGAGGCGAGGCGAAACCACCCAAGCGTTCGCCAGCGGGGATCGACTCGGTCGTGCCGAGCGAGCCCAATCGGGGCTACGACATGAGTGAGGTGATCGAGCGGGTCGTCGATCGGGGCTCCTATTTCGAACTCAAACCCGACTACGGGCCGGAGATCATTACTGCCTACGCCCGGATCGACGGCCGTCCCGTGGGAATCATCGCCAACCAGCCGAACCACCGCGCGGGGGCGATCTTCCCCGACGCCGCCGAGAAGGCCGCCGAATTCATCTGGAAATCCGACGCCTACGAGGTTCCCCTGCTGTATCTCTGTGACACGCCGGGCTTCATGGCCGGTTCGGGGGTCGAAAAGGACGCCATCCTCGAGAAGGGCAAGAAGATGATCTACGCCACTTCGAGCGCGACGGTACCCAAACAGTGTGTCGTCGTTCGCAAGGCCTACGGTGCAGGGATCTACGCGATGAGCGGGCCGGCGTACGACCCCGAGAGCACGATCGCGCTTCCCTCCGGCGAGATCGCGATCATGGGCCCGGAGGCAGCGATCAACGCCGTCTACCGGAACAGACTCGACGACATCGACGACGATGAGGAGCGCGCCGCGCGCGAGGCTGACCTCCGCGAGGAGTACCGAGAAGACATCGACGTCCATCGGATGGCAAGCGAGGTGGTCATCGACGATATCGTCCCGCCGAGCGACCTGCGCGAGGAACTCGTCAATCGCTTCGCGTTCTACGAGGACCTCGAGAAGGACCGTCCGGACAAGAAACACGGAACGGTCATTTAG
- a CDS encoding MaoC family dehydratase codes for MPGLYYEEFEVGETIEHEKRRTVSESDNQRFCDMTMNQQPLHLDGEFASESQFGERLVNGLYTMSLAVGLSIPETTDGTIVANLSYDDVSHPRPVFHGDTLRARSTVTEKRETSDGERGVVTMHVEALNQREELVCEFDRTVLSLRTDS; via the coding sequence ATGCCCGGACTGTACTACGAGGAGTTCGAGGTCGGCGAGACGATCGAACACGAAAAGCGCCGCACAGTGAGTGAATCGGACAACCAACGCTTCTGTGACATGACCATGAACCAACAGCCCCTTCACCTCGACGGGGAGTTCGCCTCAGAGAGCCAGTTCGGCGAGCGCCTCGTCAACGGCCTCTACACGATGAGTCTCGCCGTCGGGCTCTCGATACCCGAGACGACCGACGGCACCATCGTCGCGAACCTCTCGTACGACGACGTCTCGCATCCCCGGCCGGTGTTTCACGGCGATACGCTCCGCGCCCGATCGACCGTCACCGAGAAACGCGAGACGAGCGACGGTGAGCGCGGCGTGGTCACCATGCACGTCGAGGCGCTGAACCAACGCGAGGAACTGGTCTGTGAGTTCGACCGGACGGTCCTCTCGCTCCGAACCGATAGCTAG
- a CDS encoding 3-hydroxyacyl-CoA dehydrogenase family protein, translating into MGNGIAQVCAASGYDVVMRDIEPEFVENGMEAIEDSLGRFVSKDRLSEREAEEATGRITGTTDLADLRTCDLVIEAAVEKMAIKREIFTELAEITDEDVLLATNTSTLSITTIASATDREERVIGLHFMNPVPIMEGVEVVVGEKTAGETVEIAHALAAELGKTTWESDDKPGFVTNRILMPWINEGIRAFDEGVASKEDIDAGMELGTNVPMGPLTLADHIGLDICLDASETLYEELGDRYKPAYLLKRKVDAGDLGKKTGAGFYEYE; encoded by the coding sequence ATGGGCAACGGCATCGCACAGGTCTGTGCGGCGAGCGGCTACGACGTGGTGATGCGCGACATCGAACCGGAGTTCGTCGAGAACGGTATGGAGGCGATCGAGGACAGCCTGGGGCGGTTCGTCTCGAAGGATCGCCTGAGCGAGCGCGAGGCCGAGGAGGCGACGGGCCGAATCACCGGCACGACCGATCTGGCGGACCTCCGGACGTGCGATCTGGTCATCGAGGCGGCCGTCGAGAAGATGGCGATCAAGCGGGAGATCTTCACGGAACTGGCGGAGATCACCGACGAGGACGTGCTCTTGGCGACCAACACGAGTACCCTGTCGATCACCACGATCGCGAGCGCGACCGATCGCGAAGAACGGGTGATCGGGCTTCACTTCATGAACCCGGTTCCGATCATGGAGGGCGTCGAGGTCGTCGTCGGCGAGAAGACCGCCGGGGAGACGGTCGAGATCGCCCACGCGCTCGCGGCGGAGCTGGGCAAAACCACCTGGGAATCGGACGACAAGCCCGGCTTCGTCACCAACCGAATCCTGATGCCCTGGATCAACGAGGGGATCCGTGCGTTCGACGAGGGCGTCGCCTCGAAGGAGGACATCGACGCGGGCATGGAACTTGGCACGAACGTCCCGATGGGGCCGCTGACGCTGGCGGATCACATCGGGCTGGACATCTGTCTCGACGCCAGCGAAACCCTCTACGAGGAACTGGGTGACCGGTACAAACCCGCCTACCTCCTGAAACGGAAGGTCGACGCGGGCGACCTGGGCAAGAAGACGGGTGCGGGCTTCTACGAGTACGAGTGA
- a CDS encoding acyl-CoA dehydrogenase — translation MDFSLSSEQKQIREMVAEFVDEEIKPRASEIDENDEFPRDLIEEMGELGLMGIPFPEEYGGAGLDYHSYAIGLAEISRGSGGLGTVVAAHTSLAGNMLYEFGSEDQKETYLTPLAEGRDVGAFALSEAGAGSDVPAMETTAERDGEEYVIDGGKLWISNGSVADTVVLFAKTDPEAGNRGISSFVVRPEEDEGFLVEGTEHKLGDKGCPTAELRFSEMRIPESRRLGEEGEGFVQALKTLNGGRITIAARGVGLAQAALDDAREYANEREQFGQPIGEFQTIKHKLADMDTKLSAARLLMHQAADLKIRDEEFIKEAAQAKLYASEISREVANEAIQIHGGYGYTKDFDVERYYRDAKLNEIYEGTSEILRNTIGDKVLD, via the coding sequence ATGGACTTCAGCCTCTCCAGCGAGCAAAAGCAGATCCGCGAGATGGTCGCGGAGTTCGTCGACGAGGAGATCAAACCGCGCGCGAGCGAAATCGACGAGAACGACGAGTTCCCCCGGGATCTGATCGAGGAGATGGGCGAACTCGGCCTGATGGGGATACCCTTCCCGGAGGAGTACGGCGGGGCGGGTCTCGATTATCACTCGTATGCGATCGGCCTCGCCGAGATTTCGCGGGGCTCGGGCGGGCTCGGAACGGTCGTCGCGGCCCACACCTCGCTTGCGGGCAACATGCTCTACGAGTTCGGCAGCGAAGACCAGAAGGAGACGTATCTGACGCCGCTCGCCGAGGGACGGGACGTAGGGGCGTTCGCGCTCTCGGAGGCCGGCGCGGGCAGCGACGTCCCCGCGATGGAGACGACGGCCGAGCGCGACGGCGAGGAGTACGTCATCGACGGCGGAAAGCTCTGGATCTCGAACGGTTCCGTCGCTGATACCGTCGTCCTCTTCGCGAAGACCGACCCCGAGGCGGGCAACAGGGGGATCTCCTCCTTTGTCGTCCGCCCCGAGGAGGACGAGGGCTTTCTCGTCGAGGGAACCGAGCACAAACTCGGCGACAAGGGCTGTCCGACCGCCGAGCTCCGGTTTTCGGAGATGCGGATCCCCGAGTCCCGGCGGCTCGGCGAGGAAGGCGAGGGGTTCGTCCAGGCGCTGAAAACCCTCAACGGCGGGCGGATCACCATCGCCGCCCGCGGGGTCGGCCTCGCACAGGCCGCACTCGACGACGCCCGCGAGTACGCGAACGAGCGCGAGCAGTTCGGCCAGCCCATCGGGGAGTTCCAGACCATCAAGCACAAGCTCGCGGATATGGACACCAAACTGAGCGCCGCCCGACTGTTGATGCATCAGGCGGCGGATCTGAAGATCCGCGACGAGGAGTTCATCAAGGAGGCCGCACAGGCGAAACTCTACGCAAGCGAAATCAGTCGAGAGGTTGCGAACGAGGCGATCCAGATCCACGGCGGCTACGGCTATACGAAGGATTTCGACGTCGAGCGCTACTATCGCGACGCCAAACTCAACGAGATCTACGAGGGGACCAGCGAGATCCTCCGGAACACGATCGGCGATAAAGTTCTAGACTGA
- a CDS encoding class 1 fructose-bisphosphatase, whose protein sequence is MSEHSDTVEEVFETVARTAPEIRSALPGRRAETAGKNPSGELRLAADDYADDLLEERLGAIEGVGQYASEETKESVDTGEGLAIAVDPLDGSSNLKPNNTMGTIVGIYNAPLPAAGHELVGATYVLYGPITTMAAAAEGEVTEYVVTDGEREAVREDLTLPEDPAVYGFGGRVPDWTEDFAAYVEEIESDESLRLRYGGSMIGDVNQVLTYGGIFAYPALESAPEGKLRLQFEGNPVGYIVETAGGRSSDGEGSILEVDPEDLHERVPVYVGSTDLIDRLEGALN, encoded by the coding sequence ATGTCGGAACACTCCGACACCGTCGAGGAGGTCTTCGAGACGGTCGCACGCACTGCCCCCGAGATCCGCTCCGCCCTACCCGGCCGGCGAGCCGAGACCGCCGGCAAGAACCCCAGCGGCGAACTCCGACTCGCGGCCGACGACTACGCCGACGACCTCTTAGAGGAGCGACTGGGCGCGATAGAGGGCGTCGGCCAGTACGCGAGCGAGGAAACGAAAGAGAGCGTCGATACGGGTGAGGGCCTCGCGATCGCGGTCGATCCGCTTGACGGATCCTCGAACCTCAAGCCCAACAACACGATGGGGACCATCGTCGGGATCTACAACGCGCCGCTGCCCGCCGCTGGACACGAACTGGTCGGGGCGACGTACGTGCTCTACGGCCCGATCACCACGATGGCGGCCGCCGCCGAGGGCGAGGTCACCGAGTACGTCGTGACCGACGGCGAACGCGAGGCAGTCAGAGAGGACCTGACACTGCCCGAGGACCCGGCGGTCTACGGCTTCGGCGGCCGGGTGCCCGACTGGACCGAGGACTTTGCCGCCTACGTCGAGGAGATCGAGAGCGACGAGAGCCTCAGACTCAGGTATGGCGGATCGATGATCGGCGACGTCAATCAAGTGCTGACCTACGGCGGGATCTTCGCGTACCCCGCTCTGGAGTCGGCCCCCGAGGGCAAACTCCGCCTCCAGTTCGAGGGCAATCCAGTGGGATATATCGTCGAGACCGCCGGCGGGCGCTCTTCGGACGGCGAGGGATCGATCCTCGAGGTCGACCCCGAGGACCTCCACGAGCGGGTGCCCGTCTACGTCGGCTCGACGGACCTGATCGACAGGCTCGAAGGCGCGCTGAACTGA
- a CDS encoding YqaA family protein: MIDTAFLSGGGWLAGIEGMRAIVETATGWPGVGIVFAYSFLIAFALPGPSEIVLVAPLDIAPTRAATLGVIVLTSAIGKAIGSVFAFHIGQEAKHAGPIVRWLERSRFDVISWSEKRTVGIAQKYGYAGLALALCVPFFPDTVSIYAFAVLEENYWKFALATFVGSLGRLLVTLGVFGGAAGLL, encoded by the coding sequence ATGATCGACACGGCGTTCCTCTCCGGAGGGGGGTGGTTGGCGGGGATCGAGGGCATGCGGGCCATCGTCGAGACGGCGACTGGATGGCCGGGCGTCGGGATCGTCTTTGCGTACTCGTTTCTCATCGCCTTCGCCCTGCCGGGTCCGAGCGAGATCGTGCTGGTCGCGCCCCTCGACATCGCGCCAACGCGGGCGGCGACGCTCGGAGTCATCGTTCTCACCAGCGCGATCGGCAAGGCGATCGGGAGCGTGTTTGCCTTTCACATCGGGCAGGAGGCCAAACACGCCGGTCCGATCGTGCGCTGGCTCGAACGCTCGCGTTTCGACGTCATCTCGTGGTCCGAAAAACGGACGGTCGGGATCGCCCAGAAGTACGGGTACGCGGGACTCGCACTCGCCCTCTGTGTGCCGTTTTTCCCGGACACCGTCTCGATCTATGCGTTTGCCGTCCTTGAGGAGAACTACTGGAAGTTCGCACTCGCGACGTTCGTCGGGAGCCTCGGCCGACTCCTCGTGACACTCGGGGTCTTCGGCGGGGCCGCCGGCTTGTTGTAA
- a CDS encoding class I fructose-bisphosphate aldolase, with protein MLPLSDSPIVRDGKVLILAYDHGLEHGPVDFEPVPGTMDPERVFEAATHDAVTAVAVQKGIAEAYYPSYEDDVNLLLKTNGTSNLWMGEHDSAVNCSPEYAAELGADAVGFTLYGGSNHEVEMAEEFREVQEGAREEDMAVVMWSYPRGQGLKNDTKPDVISYATRLGLELGADITKVKYPGSPEAMEHACAMAGKSKVVMSGGSKASDREFLETVESAISAGASGLAVGRNVFQRENPTALLDALEQVIFEGASADEALASTETAAADD; from the coding sequence ATGCTCCCGCTTTCCGACTCCCCGATCGTCCGCGATGGGAAGGTACTGATCCTCGCCTACGACCACGGCCTCGAACACGGGCCCGTGGACTTCGAGCCCGTCCCCGGGACGATGGACCCCGAGCGGGTCTTCGAGGCCGCGACCCACGACGCCGTGACCGCCGTCGCCGTCCAGAAGGGGATCGCTGAGGCGTACTACCCCTCTTATGAGGACGACGTGAACCTCCTGCTCAAGACCAACGGCACGTCGAACCTCTGGATGGGCGAACACGACTCGGCGGTCAACTGCTCGCCCGAATACGCCGCCGAACTCGGTGCGGACGCGGTCGGATTCACCCTCTATGGGGGATCGAACCACGAGGTCGAGATGGCAGAAGAGTTCCGCGAGGTCCAAGAGGGCGCCCGCGAGGAGGACATGGCGGTCGTCATGTGGTCCTACCCGCGCGGTCAGGGACTGAAAAACGACACCAAGCCCGACGTGATCTCGTATGCGACCCGGCTCGGACTGGAACTGGGCGCCGACATCACGAAGGTGAAGTATCCCGGATCGCCCGAGGCGATGGAACACGCCTGTGCGATGGCCGGAAAGAGCAAGGTCGTGATGTCGGGCGGGTCGAAAGCCAGCGACAGGGAGTTCCTCGAGACCGTCGAGAGCGCGATCAGCGCCGGGGCCTCGGGGCTCGCGGTCGGACGGAACGTCTTCCAGCGCGAGAACCCCACGGCGCTGCTCGACGCGCTCGAACAAGTCATCTTCGAGGGCGCGAGCGCCGACGAGGCGCTCGCATCGACCGAGACGGCCGCCGCCGACGACTGA
- a CDS encoding phytoene/squalene synthase family protein codes for MSGSSPSTLSEAAADLEWCHEAVEGVSRTFALTIDVLDEPMSSYICVGYLLCRIADTVEDAHHIPPETQATLLRTYHAVLDPDDPTGVETFTESVAEWIPEDGERTADWEVVARTPRVVRTFERQPDSVIAAIRPPVLELVSGMALFVERYADSGGLRIRTRTELEEYCYYAAGTVGLLITNLICRNTGPPGEETEGVDPSVERTLYENAESFGLLLQLVNIAKDVYDDYHEEDNVYLPATWLDAEGVPQERVLAAEYADGSTAVVKRTAEHARTFLDDAQRYLETLPEVEGNRLAAWAIPYLLAVGTLRELSARPEDALSERDVKVSRSEVGAIVSRMLGETDSALVGDLRTRIAARPFDQA; via the coding sequence ATGTCTGGATCCTCCCCGAGTACGTTGTCAGAGGCGGCCGCCGACCTCGAGTGGTGCCACGAGGCGGTCGAGGGCGTCTCACGGACGTTCGCGCTGACGATCGACGTCCTCGACGAACCCATGTCGTCGTACATCTGTGTGGGCTATCTCCTCTGTCGAATCGCCGATACCGTCGAGGACGCCCACCACATCCCTCCCGAGACACAGGCGACGTTGCTCCGGACCTACCACGCCGTCCTCGATCCCGACGACCCGACCGGGGTCGAGACGTTCACCGAATCCGTCGCCGAGTGGATCCCCGAAGACGGCGAGCGCACCGCCGACTGGGAGGTCGTCGCACGGACGCCCCGGGTCGTGCGCACCTTCGAGCGCCAGCCCGACTCCGTGATAGCGGCGATCCGACCGCCCGTCCTCGAACTCGTTTCGGGGATGGCGCTGTTCGTCGAGCGGTATGCCGACAGCGGCGGGCTCAGGATCCGGACCCGGACGGAACTCGAGGAGTACTGTTACTACGCGGCGGGCACCGTCGGGCTCCTCATCACCAACCTCATCTGTCGGAACACGGGACCGCCCGGCGAGGAGACCGAGGGAGTCGATCCGTCGGTCGAACGGACCCTCTACGAGAACGCCGAGTCGTTCGGACTTCTCCTCCAACTGGTAAACATCGCCAAGGACGTCTACGACGACTACCACGAGGAAGACAACGTCTACCTGCCGGCGACGTGGCTCGACGCGGAGGGGGTCCCACAGGAGCGCGTCCTGGCCGCCGAATACGCCGACGGATCGACGGCCGTCGTCAAACGGACCGCCGAACACGCCCGGACGTTCCTCGACGATGCCCAGCGCTACCTCGAAACGCTTCCCGAAGTCGAGGGCAACCGGCTCGCGGCGTGGGCGATCCCCTACCTGCTCGCGGTCGGCACGCTGCGGGAGCTCTCCGCTCGACCCGAGGACGCCCTCTCCGAGCGGGACGTGAAGGTCTCGCGAAGCGAGGTCGGCGCGATCGTCTCCCGAATGCTCGGCGAAACCGATAGCGCCCTCGTCGGCGACCTCCGAACGAGGATCGCCGCCCGACCGTTCGATCAGGCCTGA
- a CDS encoding cupin domain-containing protein yields the protein MPRDYDPSAIPAVHNLREVAPYREEPGFEQVVFRGIDQMIGLSRIGPEKPDGEPHTHPYEQMNMLVEGRLDFLVDGERVSLEPYDALTIPPEVPHTSRALEGETATLLAVWPLREDRLDGTGYQEEFPDL from the coding sequence ATGCCACGCGACTACGACCCGTCCGCGATACCGGCCGTCCACAACCTGCGGGAGGTCGCGCCGTATCGCGAGGAACCGGGTTTCGAGCAGGTCGTCTTTCGCGGTATCGATCAGATGATCGGGCTCTCCCGGATCGGCCCCGAAAAGCCGGACGGAGAGCCCCACACGCACCCGTACGAACAGATGAACATGCTCGTCGAGGGACGCCTCGATTTCCTCGTCGACGGCGAGCGCGTCTCGCTCGAACCCTACGACGCGTTGACGATCCCCCCCGAAGTCCCACACACTTCGCGAGCGCTCGAGGGGGAGACCGCGACGCTTCTGGCCGTCTGGCCGCTTCGGGAGGATCGTCTCGACGGGACGGGCTATCAGGAGGAGTTCCCTGACCTGTAA